One part of the Glycine soja cultivar W05 chromosome 11, ASM419377v2, whole genome shotgun sequence genome encodes these proteins:
- the LOC114376981 gene encoding uncharacterized protein LOC114376981 — MVSPLNPEALEYLPRHNHKLQQQQQQVLQPQPLPCSTFPPTSIFTPHCNFLLLFSSFPSRHPYNPFYYPTLTLPPLPPSSIPLALEADQPTRFHEIKNGSDSDSDSNPVEAHAVNKKKDQMVIAEEPKTGCGSIGFVKKRAFKAYINGRCLESWRQKSYPPRRKVEENGQRKSVDFLRNRKVFRHHPANEPFRGFPKRNRFNPSLPVRDGETTVMIRNIPSKYTRELLVKFLEDHCLKVNRTTENEACKEKGEEESIGLAFDFVYLPIDFKSRMNKGYAFVNFTKPQAARKFRNTASRLKWDMFQSNKIREVVSARLQGKEQLEKHFETMNFPCDSEDVLPVSFSPPRDGVNKGDQRTMGNLMKRQHV; from the exons ATGGTTTCTCCACTGAACCCAGAAGCTCTGGAATATTTACCAAGGCACAATCACAAgcttcagcaacaacaacagcaagtACTTCAACCTCAACCCCTTCCTTGTTCCACTTTCCCTCCCACTTCCATTTTTACTCCTCACTGCAACTTCTTGTTACTGTTCTCTTCATTTCCCTCACGTCATCCTTATAACCCCTTCTATTATCCCACTCTAACACTTCCACCATTACCACCTTCTTCCATTCCCTTAGCACTAGAAGCTGATCAACCAACTcgttttcatgaaataaaaaatggttctgattctgattctgattctaACCCGGTTGAAGCACATGCAGTGAACAAGAAGAAGGATCAAATGGTAATAGCTGAAGAACCAAAAACTGGTTGTGGTTCGATAGGATTTGTAAAGAAGCGAGCTTTCAAGGCTTACATTAATGGCCGGTGTCTTGAGAGTTGGAGACAAAAGAGTTACCCGCCGAGAAGGAAGGTGGAAGAAAATGGTCAACGTAAAAGTGTTGACTTTTTGAGGAACCGAAAGGTTTTTAGGCACCACCCAGCAAATGAACCCTTCAGGGGTTTTCCCAAGAGGAATCGTTTTAATCCCTCGTTGCCTGTTAGGGATGGCGAAACCACTGTGATGATCAGAAATATTCCCAGCAAATACAC CCGAGAATTGCTGGTGAAGTTTCTGGAAGATCATTGTCTGAAAGTGAATCGTACTACAGAAAATGAAGCTTGCAAGGAGAAAGGCGAAGAAgaatccattggtttagcttttgATTTCGTTTATTTGCCCATTGATTTCAA ATCTAGGATGAACAAGGGATACGCTTTTGTGAACTTCACTAAGCCCCAGGCAGCTCGGAAGTTTCGTAACACAGCCTCCAGATTGAAATGGGACATGTTCCAGTCTAACAAGATACGTGAAGTGGTTTCTGCACGTTtacaa GGGAAGGAACAATTGGAGAAACACTTCGAAACGATGAACTTTCCTTGTGACTCCGAGGATGTTTTGCCCGTGAGCTTTAGCCCACCTCGCGATGGTGTAAACAAGGGAGATCAAAGGACTATGGGGAATCTTATGAAGCGCCAACATGTTTGA
- the LOC114377566 gene encoding D-ribulose kinase, with protein sequence MVGAISITHYSASTVLVSWTSIQKHGNGLLCNTNKVRKPRAVSMSVRAGERLYLGLDFGTSGARFAIIDKDGIIQAEAKREYPLYLSGESHDWVRSWKETLFSLLHDVPLHLRKHVVSISVDGTSATTIIVDSDSGEPLWRPLLYNESCPDALATVKSIAPPNHTVCTGSSTLCKLVSWWNHVGSNQKHALLLHQADWLLWLLHGKLGVTDYNNALKVGYDPEVDSYPSWLVSQPYYHLLPSVVAPGTPIACLKEEIGNKYGFQKDCVVCSGTTDSIAAFLAARATQPGKAVTSLGSTLAIKLLSNTRIEDSRFGVYSHRLDDKWLVGGASNTGGAILRQLFTDDQLDKLSEQINPSQPSLLDYYPLPKAGERFPVADPNLAPRLLPRPENDVEFLHGILESIARIEAKAYGLLKELGATQVDEVFTAGGGAKNEKWIKIRERVIGLPVSRANQTEAAYGAALLAMKGDQQNIL encoded by the exons ATGGTAGGCGCTATTTCAATAACTCACTACTCAGCAAGCACCGTTTTAGTATCTTGGACATCAATCCAAAAACACG GGAATGGGTTATTATGTAATACTAATAAGGTAAGAAAACCAAGGGCAGTATCAATGAGTGTGAGAGCAGGTGAAAGACTCTATCTTGGGTTGGACTTTGGCACATCCGGTGCCAGGTTTGCCATCATTGACAAAGATGGGATAATTCAAGCTGAGGCTAAGAGAGAGTACCCTCTCTACTTG AGTGGAGAGTCACATGATTGGGTGCGCTCATGGAAGGAGACACTGTTTTCTCTGCTTCATGATGTCCCACTTCACCTTCGCAAACACGTTGTCTCCATTTCTGTTGATGGGACTTCTGCAACTACTATCATTGTCGATAG TGACTCGGGAGAACCGTTGTGGAGACCTTTACTTTACAATGAGAGTTGCCCTGATGCTTTGGCAACGGTGAAATCTATTGCTCCTCCAAATCATACGGTTTGCACCGGATCATCCACTCTGTGTAAACTCGTCTCGTGGTGGAATCATGTTGGTTCAAACCAAAAACATGCTCTGTTGTTGCACCAAGCGGATTGGCTTTTGTGGCTTCTTCATGGAAAGCTTGGAGTTACAGATTATAACAATGCTTTGAAG GTTGGCTATGATCCTGAGGTGGACTCATATCCTTCATGGCTAGTCTCTCAACCATATTATCATCTTTTACCTTCAGTTGTTGCTCCTGGAACTCCAATTGCTTGTTTGAAGGAGGAAATTGGAAATAAATATG GTTTTCAAAAGGATTGTGTTGTATGCAGTGGAACCACTGACAGTATAGCTGCATTTCTTGCAGCTCGTGCTACACAACCCGGGAAAGCT GTCACTTCATTGGGTTCAACACTAGCTATTAAACTACTCAGCAACACAAGAATTGAAGATTCTCGGTTTGGGGTGTACAGCCATCGCCTTGATGATAAATGGCTTGTTGGTGGTGCTTCAAACACTGGTGGAGCCATTCTTAGACAGCTTTTCACCGATGATCAATTAGACAAATTGAGTGAACAGATCAATCCCTCACAACCCTCTCTTCTGGATTACTATCCTCTACCAAAAGCAGGTGAAAGATTCCCAGTAGCAgatccaaatttggctccaag GCTACTTCCACGTCCAGAAAATGATGTTGAGTTCTTGCATGGAATTTTAGAATCCATTGCACGTATAGAG GCAAAGGCATATGGGTTGTTAAAGGAGCTAGGAGCAACCCAGGTAGACGAAGTTTTCACAGCCGGTGGAGGAGCTAAAAATGAGAAGTGGATAAAGATACGAGAGAGGGTGATTGGTTTGCCTGTGAGTCGTGCAAATCAAACAGAAGCTGCATACGGAGCTGCATTATTGGCAATGAAGGGCgatcaacaaaatattttgtga